From Candidatus Kryptoniota bacterium, a single genomic window includes:
- a CDS encoding efflux RND transporter permease subunit yields MTVTELAIKRPTLVVVVFGALALIGLFSLSRLNYELLPKITPPVVTISTIYPGASPNEVENSVTKPIEDVVSSLDQIDNITSRSNEGVSFVMIQFLQTADVNTQMQSAQQKIDQIVGTLPAGVKTPSISKFELDAIPVLRMGVTSNMPSTEFYQFILDRIQPRLAEVPGVGQITLVGGDEREIRVNLNADRLKSYHLSVLQVLNSIRNSDIDFPTGKLENSTNQLVVRLAGKFSSVDAIRNLIVTKSPGGGDVKLSDVADVDDGHKEYTTINRINGVTSVGILVQKQTDANAVDVSRLVRTELASIEKDYQDKNIKFNISQDASQFTIDAANGVKFDLALAVVLVAIVMLLFLHSMRNSFIVMLAIPASILSTFVVMYAFGYTLNLMTLLGLSLVVGILVDDSIVVIENIHHHLEKGEPPRDAAIKGRNEIGFAALSITMVDVVIYVPLALTGGLIGNIIREFSVVVVISTLLSLFVSFTVTPLLASRISKLERMTDGTFIGRFALQFEKYFHKLIANYLGILKWSLSNRWKVVTISAVLFVASLSLAPLGFIGAEFITQSDRGEFAVTLETPSNYSLENTNFVTQKVEQYISSLPEVKSDFVEVGASNEGLIGQTSNNSSELDVELVPKEERSKSTDEVGQEIKDFGMMMPGVKVRVNPIGLFGTANQTPIQLIVNGPDRNDVLKSADIVERVVRTIPGTADVRLSTEAANPEMKVDIDRQKLADFGLSIADVGAALQVAMQGNDDTKYREGNDDYDILVSLDKFDKSKISDLKQMTFVNDKGQSVELQEFANVYQETGPTALQRFNRINAVTVYSQVIGRPTGSVGEDIKNAMAKEKLPPGVGVVYWGDLKNQADAFGSLGLALIAAIIFVYLVMVALYDSYIDPFIILFSIPVAMVGAFLALALTMKSLNIFTILGIIMLVGLVGKNAILLVDRTNQKKREDGLTTFEALLEAGESRIRPILMTTTAMVIGMLPLALSTDSGSEWKSGLAWGIIGGLISSMFLTLILVPVVYVLVEKVQLRVRGIIRKRAKEPLQELHPDLVK; encoded by the coding sequence ATGACTGTAACAGAGCTAGCTATAAAAAGACCGACACTTGTCGTGGTGGTATTCGGGGCATTGGCACTCATCGGCTTGTTCAGCCTTTCGAGGCTTAACTATGAACTGCTTCCGAAGATTACGCCACCAGTTGTAACGATTTCTACAATTTATCCGGGCGCTTCACCGAATGAAGTAGAGAATTCGGTGACCAAACCTATCGAGGATGTTGTCTCATCTCTCGATCAAATAGACAACATAACATCTCGATCGAACGAAGGCGTGTCATTCGTGATGATTCAGTTCCTGCAGACTGCGGACGTGAACACTCAGATGCAAAGCGCGCAGCAGAAGATCGATCAGATCGTCGGCACGCTCCCGGCAGGCGTAAAGACGCCATCGATATCGAAATTCGAGCTTGATGCGATTCCCGTCCTCAGGATGGGCGTCACAAGCAACATGCCATCGACCGAATTTTACCAGTTCATTTTGGACAGAATCCAGCCGAGACTCGCTGAAGTCCCGGGAGTAGGACAGATTACGCTTGTCGGCGGCGACGAAAGAGAAATCCGGGTCAACTTGAACGCAGACAGGCTCAAGTCGTACCATCTTTCGGTACTCCAGGTTTTGAATTCGATAAGGAATTCCGACATAGACTTCCCAACTGGAAAACTGGAAAACAGCACCAATCAATTAGTTGTTCGATTGGCCGGAAAGTTCAGTTCTGTTGACGCGATCAGGAATCTTATCGTCACCAAATCGCCGGGCGGCGGAGATGTAAAGCTTTCGGATGTCGCAGACGTGGATGACGGTCACAAAGAGTACACGACCATTAACCGTATCAACGGAGTGACGTCGGTCGGAATACTGGTTCAGAAGCAAACGGACGCAAACGCGGTGGATGTGAGCCGCCTGGTTCGGACCGAGCTTGCGAGTATCGAAAAGGATTACCAAGACAAGAATATTAAGTTCAATATTTCCCAGGACGCTTCTCAATTCACCATAGATGCCGCGAACGGTGTGAAGTTCGATCTAGCCCTTGCCGTTGTGCTCGTCGCTATCGTCATGCTGCTTTTTCTACACAGCATGAGAAATTCTTTTATAGTAATGCTTGCCATTCCCGCTTCAATACTCTCGACATTTGTAGTAATGTACGCGTTCGGCTACACGCTAAATCTGATGACGCTGCTCGGACTCTCGCTCGTTGTGGGAATACTTGTCGACGATTCAATAGTCGTCATCGAGAACATCCATCATCACCTTGAGAAAGGCGAACCACCTAGAGATGCAGCGATAAAAGGGAGAAACGAAATTGGATTTGCAGCGCTCTCGATCACGATGGTTGATGTTGTAATCTATGTGCCGCTTGCTTTGACGGGTGGTCTGATCGGAAACATCATAAGAGAATTCTCCGTTGTGGTGGTCATATCAACTCTTCTGAGCTTATTTGTCTCGTTCACTGTCACACCTCTCCTCGCATCGCGGATAAGCAAACTCGAAAGGATGACGGACGGGACTTTCATCGGACGCTTCGCGCTCCAGTTCGAGAAATACTTTCACAAGCTGATCGCGAACTACCTGGGAATATTGAAATGGAGTCTCAGTAACAGGTGGAAAGTAGTGACAATTTCGGCTGTCCTCTTTGTCGCTTCTCTTTCACTCGCGCCTCTCGGTTTCATTGGGGCGGAATTCATCACACAGTCGGACCGCGGGGAGTTCGCCGTCACGCTCGAAACGCCTTCCAATTACTCGCTCGAGAACACAAACTTCGTAACTCAAAAGGTTGAACAGTACATCAGCAGTCTGCCTGAAGTGAAGAGCGATTTCGTCGAGGTCGGCGCTTCAAATGAGGGCCTCATCGGCCAGACGTCGAACAACAGTTCCGAGCTGGACGTTGAACTGGTGCCGAAGGAAGAGCGCTCCAAATCAACAGACGAAGTCGGTCAGGAGATAAAAGATTTCGGTATGATGATGCCGGGGGTGAAGGTTCGGGTTAATCCGATCGGCCTCTTCGGAACGGCAAATCAAACTCCGATTCAGCTGATTGTAAACGGTCCCGACAGAAACGACGTGCTTAAGTCCGCCGATATCGTGGAGAGGGTCGTGAGGACGATACCTGGAACTGCCGACGTCCGGCTTTCGACCGAAGCGGCAAATCCGGAAATGAAGGTGGACATCGACAGGCAGAAACTTGCAGACTTCGGGTTGTCGATCGCCGATGTGGGTGCCGCGCTGCAGGTTGCAATGCAGGGCAATGACGACACGAAGTACAGGGAAGGAAACGACGACTACGACATACTCGTGTCGCTCGACAAATTCGATAAATCGAAAATCTCAGATTTGAAACAGATGACTTTCGTGAACGACAAAGGTCAATCCGTCGAGCTGCAGGAGTTTGCCAATGTGTACCAGGAAACCGGACCGACGGCACTCCAGAGGTTCAACAGGATAAACGCGGTAACAGTCTACTCGCAAGTCATCGGTCGTCCAACCGGAAGCGTCGGGGAAGACATTAAGAACGCGATGGCGAAGGAAAAACTTCCTCCGGGCGTCGGAGTCGTTTATTGGGGAGATTTGAAAAATCAGGCCGACGCGTTCGGCAGCCTCGGACTTGCTCTTATCGCCGCAATAATTTTCGTGTACCTTGTTATGGTTGCGCTTTATGACTCCTACATCGATCCGTTCATCATTCTTTTTTCAATTCCTGTTGCGATGGTCGGCGCATTTCTCGCTCTAGCCCTAACGATGAAATCGCTAAACATATTCACGATACTTGGAATAATCATGCTTGTCGGGCTGGTCGGCAAGAACGCGATCCTGCTCGTCGATAGGACCAACCAGAAGAAAAGGGAGGACGGACTCACGACTTTTGAAGCTTTGCTCGAGGCGGGAGAAAGCAGGATCAGGCCCATCTTAATGACAACGACTGCGATGGTCATCGGTATGCTGCCTCTTGCGCTCTCGACAGATTCCGGATCCGAATGGAAATCAGGTCTCGCGTGGGGAATCATAGGCGGATTGATCAGCTCCATGTTCCTGACGCTCATCCTAGTTCCAGTTGTTTACGTGCTGGTCGAGAAGGTTCAATTGAGAGTGAGAGGTATTATTCGCAAGAGAGCAAAGGAACCTTTACAGGAGCTTCATCCCGATCTGGTGAAGTAG
- a CDS encoding VOC family protein → MARTYIPNGYHAVTPYLIASDGERLIDFLKEVFLAKELVRQTTGGGGTHVELLVGDSRIMVGIGGDVATPLSGMYLVYVPEVDAAHARAVAAGAVSIEEPGDQPYGDRRAGVKDAFGNMWYMSSPLKKPSARKSKPAKRSKVRTTGRRRK, encoded by the coding sequence ATGGCACGCACATACATACCGAACGGATATCACGCAGTCACGCCCTACTTAATTGCCAGTGATGGTGAGAGGCTGATAGACTTCTTGAAGGAAGTGTTCTTGGCAAAGGAACTCGTCAGACAGACTACAGGCGGGGGCGGTACACATGTGGAGCTTTTAGTTGGGGATTCAAGAATCATGGTCGGAATCGGAGGGGATGTAGCGACGCCGTTAAGCGGGATGTATCTTGTGTACGTTCCAGAAGTTGATGCGGCGCATGCTCGCGCTGTCGCGGCGGGCGCGGTGTCCATCGAGGAACCCGGTGATCAGCCATACGGCGACCGGCGGGCAGGAGTCAAAGATGCTTTCGGCAACATGTGGTACATGTCCTCTCCACTGAAGAAACCGAGCGCAAGAAAATCGAAACCAGCAAAGCGATCCAAGGTGCGGACGACCGGACGGCGACGCAAGTAA
- a CDS encoding glycoside hydrolase, translated as MKNLSISSLLAFLLAAISSVQSQPVPSEAFSNLHWRLVGPYRAGWATMAVGVPTDPNTFYFGGAGGGVWKTTDAGRTWDGLMQHQAASSVGAIDLAPSNPDIIYVGTGQVDLRWDILAGDGVYRSTDAGKTWSNIGLKETEHVGKILIDPKNPQRVLVAALGNVFAPISDRGIYLSDDGGGNWKRVLFVNDSTGAVDLASDPLYPSVVYAATWQMQMHPWLDYFMPQTGAGSGIYKSTDGGESWAKLIGNGLPSGPLGRIGLGVARGSSGRIVYATIITSGSESGLYKSVDGGMNWEFVNKNPALANPYFSRITVDPTNPNILYVMDRSIHRSEDGGKTFTIFKGAPGGDDYHFLWINPSDNRYMITASDQGCVVSVDGGKSWSSWYNQPTGQFYHVAVDQQFPYKIYSGQQDNGTVGIFTRGPYGVIEDRDWHPVGGDERDYDVPKPGNPNLIFGSGLGGHVSRFDEMTRQVAEISPWPVPSYGARQTSVKYRYTWITPLVFSPIGRHALYFGNQYLWKSTDDGDHWQMISPDLSGKKEGARDYVDPDPLQARDAGYGVIFSIAPSPVSENVIWTGTDDGYIQVTADGGKHWRNVTPISVPAWGMVSSIDASPFSAAGAYVAVNTHRLGFSNPIIIKTNDGGRAWRTIINGIPKNEYVNVVRADPFRKDVLYAGTNRSVYVSFDDGENWEPLTLNLPTTSITDLVISPGPFGRGDLVICTQGRGIWVLDDPEPFREMTPEIASEGVHLYQPDDAWRLRANENRDTPWPPETALGQNPPTGAVIDYWLKENASGPIKLTIHDSRGNIVREYNSDEKVSELPTETRYFQSEWTRPETEISSKAGAHRFVWDLRYTRPPALEYNYSIAAVWDQDDGGTPLEPQGPFALPGKYSVTLTVNGKDYTKPILLRLDPRVHASAKALDEQLALARSIDAGLVEGVTTCKDMKNAISASAGKTPAALADSISVMSEKGHPNLSSVVGVLAGLASAVQGADAAPTQGEKDVYLEYRKQLDGLLAKWQKIQDSLQK; from the coding sequence ATGAAGAATCTTTCTATTAGCTCCTTGCTAGCCTTTTTGCTCGCAGCCATCAGCTCGGTGCAAAGCCAGCCAGTTCCTTCAGAGGCGTTTTCGAATTTACATTGGCGGCTTGTCGGTCCATACCGTGCCGGCTGGGCTACCATGGCCGTGGGAGTGCCGACTGATCCGAACACTTTTTACTTCGGAGGGGCAGGAGGCGGAGTCTGGAAAACCACAGACGCCGGTCGGACCTGGGATGGATTAATGCAGCACCAGGCTGCTTCTTCGGTGGGCGCGATCGATCTTGCACCATCAAACCCGGATATCATTTATGTCGGTACAGGACAGGTCGACCTTCGTTGGGACATACTTGCCGGCGATGGAGTCTACCGCTCAACCGATGCGGGAAAAACGTGGAGCAACATTGGACTGAAAGAAACTGAACATGTCGGAAAAATTCTCATTGATCCGAAAAATCCTCAGAGAGTACTCGTTGCGGCCCTGGGAAATGTTTTCGCGCCGATTTCCGATCGCGGAATTTATCTTTCGGACGACGGAGGTGGAAATTGGAAGAGAGTTCTGTTTGTCAATGATAGTACCGGTGCCGTCGACCTTGCCTCTGACCCGCTCTATCCTTCTGTCGTATATGCTGCCACGTGGCAGATGCAGATGCACCCGTGGCTCGACTATTTCATGCCGCAGACAGGAGCAGGATCGGGAATCTACAAGAGCACTGACGGCGGTGAGAGCTGGGCGAAGCTGATCGGCAACGGGCTCCCGTCCGGTCCGTTAGGGCGAATTGGATTGGGCGTAGCACGCGGAAGTTCGGGAAGAATCGTTTATGCGACTATCATCACCTCCGGCAGCGAAAGCGGACTATATAAGTCGGTTGATGGCGGCATGAATTGGGAATTCGTAAACAAAAACCCTGCGCTTGCTAATCCGTATTTCAGTAGAATAACGGTGGACCCGACGAATCCAAACATACTATATGTGATGGACCGATCTATTCATCGCTCAGAAGACGGCGGAAAAACTTTTACGATCTTTAAAGGTGCGCCCGGCGGGGACGACTACCATTTTTTATGGATCAATCCATCGGATAACCGTTATATGATCACCGCTTCAGATCAGGGATGCGTCGTCAGCGTCGACGGCGGAAAGAGCTGGTCAAGCTGGTACAACCAGCCGACAGGCCAGTTCTATCACGTGGCGGTCGATCAGCAGTTTCCATACAAGATCTACAGCGGACAACAGGACAACGGAACGGTTGGGATCTTCACGCGCGGACCTTACGGTGTAATTGAGGATCGCGACTGGCACCCCGTCGGTGGCGACGAGCGCGACTATGATGTTCCTAAACCGGGGAATCCAAACTTGATATTCGGGAGCGGGCTTGGCGGACATGTGTCGAGGTTCGACGAAATGACGCGGCAAGTGGCGGAGATTTCTCCCTGGCCTGTTCCCAGCTACGGTGCTCGTCAAACTTCGGTGAAGTATCGCTACACGTGGATAACCCCTCTTGTCTTCTCGCCGATTGGAAGACACGCCCTTTATTTCGGGAACCAGTATCTGTGGAAATCGACTGACGACGGCGACCACTGGCAGATGATAAGTCCCGACCTCAGTGGAAAGAAAGAGGGAGCGAGAGATTATGTCGATCCCGATCCGCTGCAGGCGCGCGACGCCGGTTACGGAGTCATCTTCAGCATCGCGCCGTCGCCCGTGTCTGAAAATGTCATCTGGACGGGTACCGATGACGGATACATCCAGGTGACCGCGGATGGCGGGAAACATTGGAGAAACGTTACACCGATATCTGTCCCGGCGTGGGGGATGGTGAGTTCCATCGATGCGTCTCCGTTTTCCGCCGCTGGTGCGTATGTCGCGGTCAACACTCACCGACTCGGGTTCTCGAATCCGATAATCATCAAGACAAACGACGGCGGAAGAGCATGGAGAACCATCATAAACGGGATTCCGAAGAACGAATATGTCAACGTCGTTCGTGCAGACCCGTTCAGGAAGGACGTACTTTACGCCGGCACGAACAGAAGCGTTTACGTATCTTTTGACGATGGCGAGAACTGGGAACCGCTTACACTTAACCTACCGACAACGAGCATCACTGACTTGGTAATTTCGCCGGGGCCATTTGGCCGCGGCGACCTTGTAATCTGCACGCAGGGAAGAGGCATATGGGTACTCGACGATCCGGAACCGTTTAGAGAAATGACACCTGAAATTGCCTCGGAGGGCGTGCACCTGTACCAGCCCGACGATGCGTGGCGTCTACGAGCGAATGAGAATCGTGACACGCCCTGGCCCCCGGAAACCGCGCTCGGCCAGAATCCGCCCACAGGAGCAGTTATTGATTACTGGTTGAAAGAGAATGCTTCCGGGCCGATCAAGCTAACCATACACGATTCAAGGGGGAACATCGTTAGAGAATATAATTCAGACGAGAAGGTCAGCGAGCTTCCCACTGAGACCCGGTATTTCCAGAGTGAATGGACGCGGCCTGAGACAGAGATTTCTTCAAAGGCAGGCGCTCATAGATTCGTATGGGATTTGAGGTACACGCGGCCGCCCGCGCTCGAGTACAATTACTCAATAGCGGCAGTCTGGGACCAGGACGATGGTGGTACACCTCTCGAACCCCAGGGACCGTTCGCGCTCCCAGGAAAATATTCTGTCACCTTGACAGTGAACGGCAAAGACTATACGAAGCCGATACTTTTGAGGCTCGACCCTCGCGTCCACGCCTCGGCAAAAGCGCTCGATGAACAACTCGCACTAGCGAGATCAATAGATGCGGGTCTTGTGGAAGGAGTGACGACCTGCAAGGACATGAAGAATGCGATCTCGGCCTCGGCCGGCAAGACACCTGCGGCGCTGGCCGACTCTATTTCTGTGATGTCTGAAAAGGGGCATCCGAACCTGTCGTCAGTCGTGGGCGTCCTCGCCGGACTTGCTTCTGCTGTGCAGGGCGCTGATGCAGCCCCCACTCAAGGCGAAAAAGATGTCTACCTGGAATACCGCAAACAGCTTGACGGTCTCCTCGCCAAATGGCAGAAGATTCAGGACTCTCTTCAAAAGTAA
- a CDS encoding Rieske (2Fe-2S) protein encodes MIESENKKMTRRTFLDYLLGLGALAWLGSVLYPMFEYFKVPPQTEPTPSSVVAGSIKELKKNEGKVFRFGNEPGILINTPDGRLEAFSAVCSHLQCTVQYRPDMQKIWCACHGGVYDLNGRNIAGPPPRPLEQFKVAVKGDDIIVSKG; translated from the coding sequence ATGATTGAGTCTGAAAATAAGAAGATGACGCGGCGGACATTCCTCGACTATCTGTTGGGGCTCGGCGCGCTGGCGTGGCTTGGTTCCGTTTTATACCCGATGTTCGAATATTTCAAAGTTCCCCCGCAGACGGAACCGACGCCCTCAAGCGTGGTGGCCGGTTCAATCAAAGAGTTGAAGAAGAATGAAGGGAAGGTCTTCCGGTTTGGAAATGAACCGGGCATCCTGATAAACACTCCGGACGGTCGACTCGAAGCCTTCAGTGCCGTCTGTTCTCATCTTCAATGCACAGTCCAGTATCGGCCCGACATGCAAAAAATATGGTGCGCGTGTCATGGAGGAGTATATGATTTGAACGGAAGGAATATTGCCGGTCCTCCGCCAAGGCCGCTCGAGCAGTTCAAGGTTGCAGTAAAAGGCGACGACATAATTGTGTCGAAGGGCTAA
- a CDS encoding cytochrome bc complex cytochrome b subunit — protein MNTNSRFVRWLAQRYDISAIEHFADKKKVPQFRGSFWYYFGGVSLFLFIVQVVTGILLLMYYQPGAQTAYESVRFIVTKVEFGWLIRSVHSWSANLMILSVLIHMFSVFFTKAFRTPRELTWYSGFLLLALSLTFGFSGYLLPWNTLSYFATKVGTEIVGVVPVLGQPILQILRNGSDVTTSTLTRFFGFHVAVLPAIFTVILSVHLLMIQVQGISEPESWKDRPESQRKHIPFFPNFVLRDLLLWLIVLNVLAILAVFFPWELGNKADPFAPAPMGIKPEWYFLFMFQSLKFFPAQILSLDGEVVGVGLFGLAGLLWFLVPFWDSKTPKGSRNRIITYVGMGVVIYILVLTAIGAR, from the coding sequence ATGAATACAAATTCCAGATTTGTCCGCTGGCTAGCCCAACGCTACGACATCAGTGCGATCGAACACTTCGCCGACAAGAAAAAGGTTCCGCAATTCAGAGGCTCGTTTTGGTACTACTTTGGAGGCGTGAGTCTGTTTCTCTTCATTGTGCAGGTGGTCACGGGGATCCTCCTTCTCATGTATTATCAGCCCGGCGCGCAGACAGCGTATGAGAGCGTCCGATTCATAGTGACGAAAGTTGAATTCGGGTGGCTGATCAGGTCGGTGCACAGCTGGTCTGCAAACCTTATGATATTGTCCGTCCTGATTCACATGTTTTCCGTTTTCTTTACGAAAGCATTTCGAACACCCAGAGAACTCACGTGGTATTCCGGATTCTTGCTTCTGGCTTTGTCTCTGACATTCGGTTTCAGCGGTTACCTCCTGCCGTGGAATACACTTTCATATTTCGCTACCAAGGTCGGGACGGAAATTGTCGGAGTGGTACCCGTACTTGGGCAACCTATCCTGCAGATCTTACGGAACGGATCTGACGTGACGACATCCACGCTGACGAGGTTTTTCGGATTCCACGTTGCTGTTCTCCCTGCAATCTTCACAGTCATTCTGAGCGTCCATCTCCTAATGATCCAGGTACAAGGAATCAGCGAGCCGGAATCCTGGAAGGATCGTCCCGAATCGCAGAGGAAGCATATCCCTTTCTTTCCTAATTTTGTCCTTCGTGACCTTCTCCTCTGGCTGATCGTGCTGAACGTTCTGGCTATACTCGCTGTGTTCTTTCCGTGGGAGCTTGGGAACAAAGCAGATCCTTTTGCACCAGCCCCGATGGGGATCAAACCCGAATGGTATTTCCTTTTCATGTTCCAGTCGTTGAAGTTTTTCCCCGCGCAAATATTGAGTCTCGATGGCGAAGTCGTGGGCGTCGGTCTCTTCGGACTCGCCGGACTCCTGTGGTTCCTCGTGCCATTCTGGGATTCGAAAACACCTAAGGGATCAAGAAACAGAATTATCACTTATGTCGGTATGGGCGTAGTCATTTACATCCTAGTCCTGACGGCAATAGGAGCAAGATAG
- a CDS encoding ammonia-forming cytochrome c nitrite reductase subunit c552, whose translation MGRLSILHLSCLSLLWAPLVTYGQGTKEVDKCYSCHTDIGSTEAQMYSNDVHFKAGVKCSDCHGGDPTLEDQDAAMSVSKGYIGVPKPSAIPAMCAKCHGSSKSSIKSEYHLNDVVDDFSEGVHGRALSQNSDGPQCVSCHGIHNIMKISDRRAPVFATNVTKTCAKCHADPDYMKKFNPGIPVDQFEKYLTSVHGKRNQAGDEKAATCVSCHSNHLIRPVKDPRSSVYPTNIPLTCAKCHSNKTYMAEYHIPTNQYENYSQSVHGIALLKNSDLSAPACNSCHGNHGAVPPGLSSVASVCGTCHQANADLFDKSPHMAAFAKRKLPGCVVCHSNHLVKPPTDTMVGFDSSSVCGSCHLNNGADPADSVIILVRRALDSLTYGRSDAAASIERAEQLGMDVSDAKYSLKDVNQSIVESRVQVHGLNAAQVMTAAGPGLKIVAEAQQGAAAAIYEFYFRRKGLGVATLAITFLVIVLFLKIRQIERKSRR comes from the coding sequence ATGGGACGTTTATCGATACTTCATCTCTCTTGTCTCTCTTTGCTTTGGGCGCCTTTGGTGACTTACGGTCAGGGGACCAAGGAAGTAGACAAGTGCTACAGTTGTCATACTGACATCGGGAGTACTGAGGCACAGATGTACTCGAACGATGTTCACTTCAAGGCGGGTGTCAAATGCTCCGATTGTCACGGTGGTGATCCAACTCTTGAGGACCAGGATGCTGCCATGAGCGTATCCAAAGGTTACATCGGTGTTCCCAAACCGTCGGCGATTCCCGCGATGTGTGCCAAATGTCATGGCTCTTCTAAATCGAGCATAAAGTCCGAGTACCATCTTAACGATGTTGTCGACGACTTCTCCGAAGGCGTCCATGGAAGAGCCCTTAGTCAGAACAGCGACGGTCCGCAATGCGTATCGTGTCACGGCATTCACAATATCATGAAGATATCAGATCGGCGCGCCCCGGTCTTCGCTACGAATGTGACCAAGACGTGCGCAAAGTGTCACGCGGACCCGGACTACATGAAGAAATTCAATCCGGGTATCCCCGTCGACCAGTTTGAAAAATATCTGACGAGTGTGCACGGGAAGAGAAATCAGGCCGGCGATGAGAAGGCGGCTACATGCGTCAGCTGTCATTCGAATCATTTGATCCGTCCCGTGAAGGACCCGAGATCATCTGTCTATCCTACAAACATTCCTCTTACTTGCGCCAAATGTCACAGCAACAAAACTTATATGGCCGAGTATCATATTCCCACAAATCAATATGAGAACTACAGTCAAAGCGTACACGGAATAGCACTTTTGAAGAATTCCGATCTCAGCGCCCCCGCATGTAACTCCTGCCACGGGAACCATGGTGCAGTCCCCCCGGGTCTTTCGTCGGTCGCATCAGTTTGCGGAACCTGCCACCAGGCGAATGCCGACCTCTTTGACAAAAGCCCCCACATGGCCGCATTCGCAAAACGAAAGCTCCCAGGTTGCGTGGTTTGCCACAGCAACCATCTTGTTAAACCGCCGACGGATACTATGGTCGGATTCGACTCCAGTTCCGTCTGCGGATCGTGCCACCTGAACAACGGAGCAGATCCCGCGGATTCTGTCATCATTCTTGTTCGACGGGCTCTTGACAGTCTTACATATGGCCGATCAGACGCTGCCGCATCCATCGAACGAGCCGAGCAGCTTGGAATGGATGTATCAGATGCAAAATACTCGCTGAAGGATGTCAATCAGTCTATTGTCGAGTCACGAGTTCAGGTCCACGGGTTGAACGCAGCTCAGGTTATGACAGCGGCTGGACCCGGATTGAAGATCGTTGCTGAAGCCCAACAGGGTGCCGCCGCTGCGATCTACGAGTTTTATTTCCGGAGGAAGGGGCTTGGTGTTGCGACTCTGGCGATAACTTTCCTGGTCATCGTCCTGTTTTTGAAGATCAGGCAAATAGAAAGGAAAAGTCGAAGATGA
- a CDS encoding cytochrome c family protein, with translation MRKIVLWLVIVFAYMVAVSLVFAQSPQGSAPSTHKYVGASKCKLCHSADKIGAQFKIWQSSLHAQAFADLASDSAKAVAKARGIADPQKAAECLKCHETGYGQAAEMFDTTFNPQDGIQCEACHGPGSDYWKMSTMKDLAAKKIDPSSVGMVIPTQEVCVKCHNQESPFYHGFDFAAYSAKIAHPVPPGN, from the coding sequence ATGAGAAAGATAGTCTTATGGTTGGTGATTGTGTTCGCGTATATGGTTGCGGTGAGTCTCGTGTTTGCACAGTCTCCGCAAGGTTCAGCTCCCTCCACGCACAAATATGTCGGTGCATCCAAGTGCAAGCTTTGCCACAGCGCAGACAAGATCGGTGCCCAATTCAAAATCTGGCAGTCGTCTTTGCACGCCCAGGCATTCGCGGATCTCGCCTCTGATTCTGCCAAAGCAGTAGCTAAGGCTCGCGGCATAGCAGATCCGCAAAAAGCGGCTGAATGCCTGAAGTGTCACGAAACCGGCTACGGTCAGGCGGCGGAAATGTTCGACACGACATTCAATCCGCAGGACGGCATTCAATGCGAAGCTTGTCATGGCCCGGGAAGCGATTATTGGAAGATGTCTACCATGAAAGATCTCGCGGCTAAAAAAATTGATCCGTCTTCCGTCGGAATGGTAATCCCGACCCAGGAAGTCTGTGTCAAGTGCCATAATCAGGAGAGTCCGTTCTATCACGGATTTGATTTTGCTGCCTACAGCGCCAAGATAGCACACCCGGTTCCACCCGGGAATTAA